From the genome of Candidatus Binatia bacterium:
ACCAACGATAGCGTCAGGTACCCGTGCGCTATGCAGGCGCCGAACGGCCCGGCCTTTGCCCGCGCAGGATCCACATGGATCCACTGGTGGTCGCCGGTTGCATCGGCGAACAAGTTGATCCGCTCCTGCGTGATTTCGAGCCATTGGCTGTAGCCGAGATGCGTGCCGACGGCGGTCTTCAGATCCGTGGGGGTCTTGAAGACAGTTCCCATGGTTTGCCGCTCCTCTCTTCTGGGCTAATGGCAGCCGCAACCGCCGTGGCCATCGCAGCCGGGGGAGGGCATGCCGCAAGGCGTGGCCGGCATTGGGGCGGAATCCCTGCCCGAACGGGCGTTGACCACCGACATCAGACGCTCGATGTGCGTCCCTTCACAGCTAGGGCAAGCCACCGACGTTGTCGCCGACAGCACCAGTTCCTCGAACGGTCGCTCACAGTCGTTACACATGTACTCGTAGATCGGCACGTCGTTCCTCCATCGTTAGACACAAGACACAGGCAATGAAGCTGCACAAGAGAGCAGAGAAGCCATACGCGCCGCAGCCTGTCAACCTCGAACACCCTCCGA
Proteins encoded in this window:
- a CDS encoding zinc ribbon domain-containing protein, with translation MPIYEYMCNDCERPFEELVLSATTSVACPSCEGTHIERLMSVVNARSGRDSAPMPATPCGMPSPGCDGHGGCGCH